The window CCGTATGTCCACTGGCATCTCGTTCCGTCTGTTCCGATGGACGCCGCCGTCGTCGCTGCGCTTGAAGCGCACTTCATTCCAGAGTTTGCCGCAGGTGTCGCGCTCGCCCAGCACCGTGGCTTTCGCCTCGGCTTTGAACATAACGAGCCAGACCTGCGCTTGTTCGGCACGCCCCTGTCATGCCAACATGCCCTCGAAGCTGTTCCGAACCTTAATTTCATCTGGGACTTTAACCACACCATCCCCGGTCATATCACCGCGTTTCAAGCGTTGGTCCCGCGCATGAGCTTGCTCCATGTGTCGGATACGCCCTTACCAGAGGTCAATCATCATCTGCCATTAGGACTGGGAAGTATCGACTTCGCACACTATTGCCATGCATTGCGGGAAGGGAGTTTTGTAGGACCTGCGATATTGGAAATTGGTGGACTGCCTAAATCTGGTGGGTATGGACGTGATACCGACGAAGCGTTGATTGACTCAGCAATACGGCTGAGACGGGCGAACGACGCAAGTGGATAGTATTTCTTCCCAATAGCACCGGCAGAGCAGGGTGCTGCATCTTGCCCGCTTCCGTTCCGCTCGTTCCTCGCTTGACTTCTACGGCGGGCAAGCTTGGTCGTTGTGCCTACGCGCGCTGCTTGAACGAAAATTAAGTATATAATCAAAGCAACACGGAATTCAGCGTTGTGAATGCATTATGAAAGCCGCAGGATTCGGCATAATGCATTTCCGGTACGATGCACACGCATTTGGAAGTTGGTTCATCGTCGTTGATACAAACGGCGATAGTATTATGAATACCTTCGAGAAAAAGATATTTAGATTCGGTTTCATACTGACGGCCTCACTGGCTGCTATCGTGCTTATTTTACTTTGTAACAGCACCCTTAGATATGTTGAAACGCGACGAAACATCGGAAGAGTTGTTATTAAGCAGCCCAGCGATGTGTTTGTTCCAACTACTTATCTCTCCATTATTGACTATCGAGCACCACGGCCACATCCTTGGTCTCTGCCACAACCTATCCCTTTCGGCGAAGTAGATGTCGGTGACTGGCCTTTACGACTCGACAAAATTTTCTGGACGAAAAGGGGGAATGTCATGGTTGTTCGCAGCAGTACTTATGGCGGCGAGCGCTGTGTTGCATATGACTTTGATAAGCATCAGAGCTTTTACGTTTCCGATTTGTCTTCCTATGTTGATTCGCATGGAGGAGAAGGTTCTATCATTCTTCTCGATTCTGATGACTTTTGGCGTAGAGCAAGGTCTTCCTATCCTTGGGAACTGTTTAAGGATTGACAAATGAGCCTTTACTTACATAACGGTGTCTGCGGTTTAAACTCGCCGACGACAAGGTATTCGCCAGCCGCTCGAATAACATCAGCGCAACGTATCATCACAGGCCCAGCAGGGCGCTGCACCCGACCGCTTACGCTCTGCTCGTTCCTCGCTTCACTTCATCGGCGGGTGAGCTTGGTCGTTGTGTTGCTTGCGCGCGGCTTGGCAGTAGCCCACAGGAAGAAAGGTGATAAAATTAATATCATGAACCACCGCGTGTCATCAATGTTAAAGGGGATGTTGATAACGCCGCTTGTCGTCACTTCCTTGTGCGTACTGGTCTACTATTTTAGTTTGTCATATCCCGAAAGTTTTCCGCGAACACTCGCTGTTCGCCTGTTCTTTGTCTTGCCGCCTTT is drawn from Abditibacteriaceae bacterium and contains these coding sequences:
- a CDS encoding TIM barrel protein, whose amino-acid sequence is MNTISIGINGRFFPSNWRPALDEIAFADAHGFTALQFPGKEEGLNVEHLGADVLAVRDALARAGITATMEILLRVDHTGRTAAGCTPLEVLHANLAAITSLPCPYVHWHLVPSVPMDAAVVAALEAHFIPEFAAGVALAQHRGFRLGFEHNEPDLRLFGTPLSCQHALEAVPNLNFIWDFNHTIPGHITAFQALVPRMSLLHVSDTPLPEVNHHLPLGLGSIDFAHYCHALREGSFVGPAILEIGGLPKSGGYGRDTDEALIDSAIRLRRANDASG